The following proteins are co-located in the Polymorphospora rubra genome:
- a CDS encoding pectinesterase family protein: MTTRPRRRTATILAATVATTLLGGLLAAVSAQAAAPVNSGVYTLASASSGKCVQVAGAATGNGVLLTQVACDGGAGHQQFRVVAQNGAFGLVNVNSGRCVDVPYSSGVSGEQLWQWGCHAEPNQTWTFSASTASTDRYLIRSASSGLCVSNRDGSTAGNNPIVQEPCADIARMQWRFNPTGSTPPPTTPPPSGTPTVAADGTGRYRTVQAAIDAVPTNNTARVTITIKPGTYREVVRVPRNKPHVTLQGLGSSPSNVVLVYNNSANSHGTSGSASMFVDGANFVAENLTISNDFDENSTSSGHQAVALNLGADRAVLRRVRLLGDQDTFLVNDSARAYMVDSYVEGTVDFIFGGGTIVIDRSTVHEKRSTGGPITAASTAAGKAYGFLFYRSTITGTANNVTTLGRPWRPDGQVVYRESTLGATIRTAQPWTDMSGNSWRNARFFEYRNTGPGAGTNSNRPQLSDSQAANHTPQRYLAGSDGWNPL; the protein is encoded by the coding sequence ATGACAACCAGACCCCGGCGACGAACGGCGACGATCCTCGCCGCGACCGTCGCCACAACTCTGCTCGGCGGCCTCCTCGCCGCCGTATCCGCCCAGGCCGCGGCACCGGTCAACAGTGGTGTGTACACGTTGGCCAGTGCGTCGAGTGGTAAGTGTGTGCAGGTCGCCGGTGCGGCGACGGGTAATGGGGTGTTGCTGACGCAGGTGGCGTGTGATGGTGGCGCCGGGCATCAGCAGTTCCGGGTGGTGGCGCAGAACGGTGCGTTCGGCCTGGTGAATGTGAACAGTGGTCGTTGTGTGGATGTGCCGTACTCGTCCGGCGTGTCGGGTGAGCAGTTGTGGCAGTGGGGGTGTCACGCCGAGCCGAACCAGACGTGGACGTTCTCGGCGTCGACGGCGAGCACGGACCGGTATCTGATCCGTAGTGCGTCCAGTGGTCTGTGTGTGAGCAACAGGGATGGTTCGACGGCGGGGAACAACCCGATCGTTCAGGAGCCGTGTGCGGACATCGCCCGGATGCAGTGGCGGTTCAACCCCACCGGCAGCACCCCGCCGCCGACCACCCCGCCGCCGTCCGGAACACCGACCGTCGCCGCGGACGGCACCGGCCGGTACCGCACCGTCCAGGCCGCCATCGACGCGGTCCCGACGAACAACACCGCGCGGGTCACCATCACCATCAAGCCGGGCACCTACCGCGAGGTGGTCCGGGTGCCGAGGAACAAACCCCACGTCACGCTGCAGGGCCTCGGCTCCTCGCCGTCGAACGTCGTGCTGGTCTACAACAACTCCGCCAACAGCCACGGCACCTCGGGCAGTGCGAGCATGTTCGTCGACGGCGCCAACTTCGTCGCCGAGAACCTGACCATCTCCAACGACTTCGACGAGAACTCGACCAGCAGCGGCCACCAGGCCGTCGCCCTGAACCTCGGTGCCGACCGGGCGGTGCTGCGCAGGGTCCGGCTCCTCGGCGACCAGGACACGTTCCTGGTCAACGACAGCGCCCGGGCCTACATGGTCGACTCGTACGTCGAGGGCACGGTCGACTTCATCTTCGGCGGCGGCACGATCGTCATCGACCGGTCGACCGTGCACGAGAAGCGGTCGACCGGCGGCCCGATCACCGCCGCGAGCACGGCGGCCGGCAAGGCGTACGGGTTCCTGTTCTACCGCTCCACGATCACCGGTACGGCGAACAACGTGACCACCCTCGGCCGGCCCTGGCGGCCGGACGGGCAGGTCGTGTATCGGGAGTCGACGCTCGGCGCGACGATCAGGACCGCGCAGCCGTGGACCGACATGTCGGGGAACTCGTGGCGCAACGCCCGGTTCTTCGAGTACCGCAACACCGGCCCCGGCGCGGGCACGAACAGCAACCGTCCCCAGCTGAGCGACTCGCAGGCGGCCAACCACACGCCGCAGCGCTACCTCGCCGGCTCCGACGGATGGAACCCGCTGTGA
- a CDS encoding RICIN domain-containing protein, translating into MKKISLRSRLAALGAVLTVVPAAVVGVVLSASPSAAAVPVNSGVYTLASASSGKCVQVAGAATGNGVLLTQVACDGGAGHQQFRVVAQNGAFGLVNVNSGRCVDVPYSSGVSGEQLWQWGCHAEPNQTWTFSASTASTDRYLIRSASSGLCVSNRDGSTAGNNPIVQEPCADIARMQWRFNPTGSTPPPTTPPSLPYSNTPDGFAGAAGTTGGAGGATVTVTNQADLERYTSASEPYIIRVNAAITITPYGKEIPIRSNKSVVGVGRNGQIVNGGFFIGAGTSNVIIRNLTIRDTRMAEDDPDDKDFDYDGIQMDTANRIWIDHNHITRMNDGAIDSRKDTTNLTVSWNIIAEANKTFGIGWTENVTARMTIHHNWFRDTRSRVPSTDNVAYAHLYNNYLQNSSSGNHSRGSTKMVLENSYFDRVTNPYYRDSGAELRQSGNVVVNSSGRRESSGSAFNPSSFYSYQLHPAADVPNLLRTHAGPQANIGL; encoded by the coding sequence ATGAAGAAGATCTCCCTACGGTCCAGGCTGGCCGCGCTCGGCGCGGTGCTGACGGTGGTGCCCGCCGCCGTCGTCGGCGTCGTCCTGTCGGCGTCACCGTCCGCGGCCGCCGTCCCGGTCAACAGTGGTGTGTACACGTTGGCCAGTGCGTCGAGTGGTAAGTGTGTGCAGGTCGCCGGTGCGGCGACGGGTAACGGGGTGTTGCTGACGCAGGTGGCGTGTGATGGTGGCGCCGGGCATCAGCAGTTCCGGGTGGTGGCGCAGAACGGTGCGTTCGGCCTGGTGAATGTGAACAGTGGTCGTTGTGTGGATGTGCCGTACTCGTCCGGCGTGTCGGGTGAGCAGTTGTGGCAGTGGGGGTGTCACGCCGAGCCGAACCAGACGTGGACGTTCTCGGCGTCGACGGCGAGCACGGACCGGTATCTGATCCGTAGTGCGTCCAGTGGTCTGTGTGTGAGCAACAGGGATGGTTCGACGGCGGGGAACAACCCGATCGTTCAGGAGCCGTGTGCGGACATCGCCCGGATGCAGTGGCGGTTCAACCCGACCGGGAGCACCCCGCCGCCGACCACCCCGCCCAGCCTTCCGTATTCGAACACGCCGGACGGGTTCGCCGGCGCGGCCGGCACCACCGGCGGGGCGGGCGGCGCCACCGTCACCGTCACCAACCAGGCCGACCTGGAGCGGTACACCTCCGCCAGCGAGCCGTACATCATCCGGGTCAACGCGGCGATCACCATCACGCCGTACGGCAAGGAGATCCCGATCCGGTCGAACAAGTCCGTCGTCGGTGTCGGCCGTAACGGTCAGATCGTCAACGGCGGCTTCTTCATCGGCGCCGGCACCAGCAACGTCATCATCCGCAACCTCACCATCCGCGACACCCGGATGGCCGAGGACGACCCGGACGACAAGGACTTCGACTACGACGGCATCCAGATGGACACCGCCAACCGGATCTGGATCGACCACAACCACATCACCCGGATGAACGACGGCGCCATCGACAGCCGCAAGGACACCACGAACCTGACCGTCTCGTGGAACATCATCGCCGAGGCCAACAAGACCTTCGGTATCGGCTGGACCGAGAACGTCACCGCCCGCATGACCATCCACCACAACTGGTTCCGTGACACCCGGTCGCGGGTCCCCAGCACCGACAACGTCGCCTACGCCCACCTCTACAACAACTACCTGCAGAACAGCAGCTCCGGAAACCACTCCCGCGGCAGCACCAAGATGGTTCTGGAGAACAGCTACTTCGACCGCGTCACCAACCCCTACTACCGCGACTCCGGCGCCGAACTGCGGCAGAGCGGCAACGTCGTGGTCAACAGCAGCGGCCGACGGGAGAGCAGCGGCTCGGCGTTCAACCCGTCGAGCTTCTACTCCTACCAGCTCCACCCCGCCGCAGACGTACCGAACCTGCTGCGTACGCACGCCGGACCGCAGGCCAACATCGGCCTCTGA